Sequence from the Streptomyces sp. R33 genome:
CGGCCGTCCTGCTCGTCCTGCACACCGTGGCGGGCTACTTCGTCCTGGTCGCACTGCTCACCGAGTCCGAAGGGCCCTGGGACAGCACGGTGACGGACACGGTGCGCGTGACGGCGGGGCTCGGCCTCGTGGTGGAGCTCCCGGTCCTCGCGGGGACCTGGGCCGGCGTGACGAGCGGCCGTCTGCGGCGCTGGTGGTACGCACCTGCGGCAGCCCTGGTCCTCACCGCCCTCGTCCGGGCGGCCTTCGCCCCGCAGCCGTGACCTGCCGGCCGGCCCGCACGGCCGAGGCCCCCGGAGCCGATCGTGCCGGCTCCGGGGGCCTCTTCCTTCTTCCCCGGGATCCCCGTCAGTCACCGGGGAAGTGGCAGGCCACCTCGCGCGAGGCGGCGATCCGCAGCAGCGGGCGCTCCGTCCGGCAGATCTCCTGCGCCTTCGGGCAGCGCGGGTGGAACGTGCAGCCCGGGGGCGGTGCCGCCGGGCTCGGCGGGTCGCCGAGCAGGACGATCCGCTCCCGCCGCCGCTCGGCCGCCGGATCCGGCAGCGGAACGGCGGACAGCAGGGCCCGGGTGTACGGGTGCTGGGGGTTCTCGTACAGGGTGCGCTTTTCGCCGATCTCGACGATCCGGCCGAGGTACATGACGGCGACCCGGTCGCTGACCCGTTTCACCACGGACAGGTCGTGCGCGATGAACACGTAGGCCAGGCCGAGTTCGCGGCGCAGGCGCTCCATCAGGTTGACGATCTGCGCCTGGACGGAGACGTCGAGCGCGGAGACGGGCTCGTCGGCGACGATCAGCCGGGGGCTGGTGGCCAGCGAGCGGGCGATCCCGATGCGCTGGGCCTGGCCGCCGGAGAACTCGTGCGGGTAGCGGTCGATGTGCTCCGGGATCAGCCCGACCAGGTCCATCAGTTCGGCCGCCCGGCGGCGGGCGTCCGAGGTCGACCAGCCCTGCACGAGCAGCGGGTCGGAGATGATCCGGGCCACCGTCTGGCGGGGGTTGAGGGAGGAGTGCGGGTCCTGGAAGACCATCTGGAGGTGGCGGCGCAGCGGGCGCAGCCTTCCTTGCGTGAGCCGGGTGATGTCCCGTCCGTCGAAGGCGATGCTGCCCGAGGTGGGCTCCAGCAGCCGCACCAGCATCCGGCCGGTGGTGGACTTCCCGCAGCCCGACTCGCCCACCAGGCCGAGGGTTTCGCCCGCCGCGAGATCGAAGGAGATCCCGTCGACGGCGCGGACGGGCGCCCCGCGGCGCCCGGACGTGGTGCGTCTGCCGGGGAAGGCCATGGTGAGATCGCGTACGGACAGCAGCGGCTCGGGCGGCGCCTGGTCCGTCCCGGCGGCCCGGTCCGGCCGTGCGGTGGTGTCCGGGGAGCGGGCCTCTACGGTCATCGGGACGCCTCCGGGGCGGTCGGGGCGGTCGGGGCGGATGCGGCAACGGGCACGGCCCCGGCCCCCGTGAAGTGGCATGCGGCCGTGCGGCCGGCGGCCCCGTAGGGCCGTGGCTCGGGCCGCTCGGTGGCGCAGCGGCGCTGCTGCTCCGCGGTGCCCGCGGCGGCCAGGGGGCAGCGCGGGGCGAACGCACAGCCCGGGGCGGGCCCGAGCAGGGAGGGCGGCGAACCGGGGATGGCGCGCAGGGGTTCGTCGTCGGCGTCGTCCAGCCGGGGCAGGGAGTCGAGCAGGCCCCGGGTGTACGGGTGCGCCGGGTCGGCGAACAGTTCGTCGACGCCGGCCTGTTCGGCGGCCCGGCCGCCGTACATGACCAGCACCTCGTGCGCGACGCGGGCGACCACCCCCAGGTCGTGGGTGATCATCACGACTCCGAGGCCGCGCTCCTGCTGGAGCCGGGCGATGAGCTCGAGGATCTGCGCCTGCACGGTCACGTCGAGGGCGGTGGTGGGTTCGTCGGCGATCAGCAGATCGGGTTCGCAGGCCAGCGCCATGGCGATCATCGCGCGCTGGCGCATGCCGCCGGAGAACTGGTGCGGGTACTCCCCGGCCCGGCGGGCCGGTTCCGGGATGCCGACCTCGCCGAGCATGTCGACGGCGCGCCGGCGCGCGGCGGCCCGGCCGGCCTTGAAGTGCACCCGGAAGTGCTCGGCGATCTGCTCGCCGACGGTGTAGTAGGGGTGCAGGCTGGACAGCGGGTCCTGGAAGATCATGGCCATCTTCCGGCCGCGCAGCCGGGACAGCTCCTTCTCGGACATCCCGGTGAGCTCCTGCCCGGCCAGTGCGATGGAGCCGCCGACCTCGGCGCCCCGGTGCAGGCCCATGACGGCGAGCGAGGTGACCGACTTGCCGGAGCCGGACTCGCCGACGATGCCGAGGGTCCGGCCGGCCTCCACGGTGAAGCCGAGCGCGTCGACGGCCCGTACGGAGCCGCGCGGAGTGGTGAAGGTGACGCGCAGGTCGCGCACCTCCAGCAGGGGGGCGG
This genomic interval carries:
- a CDS encoding ABC transporter ATP-binding protein; the protein is MAFPGRRTTSGRRGAPVRAVDGISFDLAAGETLGLVGESGCGKSTTGRMLVRLLEPTSGSIAFDGRDITRLTQGRLRPLRRHLQMVFQDPHSSLNPRQTVARIISDPLLVQGWSTSDARRRAAELMDLVGLIPEHIDRYPHEFSGGQAQRIGIARSLATSPRLIVADEPVSALDVSVQAQIVNLMERLRRELGLAYVFIAHDLSVVKRVSDRVAVMYLGRIVEIGEKRTLYENPQHPYTRALLSAVPLPDPAAERRRERIVLLGDPPSPAAPPPGCTFHPRCPKAQEICRTERPLLRIAASREVACHFPGD
- a CDS encoding ABC transporter ATP-binding protein; its protein translation is MGAPAAAPLLEVRDLRVTFTTPRGSVRAVDALGFTVEAGRTLGIVGESGSGKSVTSLAVMGLHRGAEVGGSIALAGQELTGMSEKELSRLRGRKMAMIFQDPLSSLHPYYTVGEQIAEHFRVHFKAGRAAARRRAVDMLGEVGIPEPARRAGEYPHQFSGGMRQRAMIAMALACEPDLLIADEPTTALDVTVQAQILELIARLQQERGLGVVMITHDLGVVARVAHEVLVMYGGRAAEQAGVDELFADPAHPYTRGLLDSLPRLDDADDEPLRAIPGSPPSLLGPAPGCAFAPRCPLAAAGTAEQQRRCATERPEPRPYGAAGRTAACHFTGAGAVPVAASAPTAPTAPEASR